In Streptomyces sp. NBC_00483, a single window of DNA contains:
- a CDS encoding glycoside hydrolase family 31 protein, with the protein MNTFREHDGGLEWHGGHETLRVEPWGEHSVRVRAALGPLRDDIPGALLDRPATRAEITVPDLTGLTVFKNGLGSPTDPVPPARLVNGRITAEITVDGLLRFVRTEDGGELLAERPAHFWWPGSRAYTPAGHGYSRLEQRFEAFADERVYGLGQRQHGLLDQKGTVLDLVQRNTEITIPFALSSRGYGFLWNSPAVGRSEFVATHTRWVADSARQIDYWITAGERPADILRSYADATGHAPDFPDWATGFWQCKLRYRTQAELLDVVREHKRRGLPMSVIVADFFHWTRLGDWRFDPAEWPDPAAMVRELDELGVKLMVSVWPSVNRSSENYDEMERRGLLAANEYGTAAHATWVDKGADHRVMVSFWDPTNPETRDYVWSKVRENYQSLGINLWWLDACEPEMKPGHPANLRYHAGHGAEVANLYPRENARIFHEGMADSGDTDGMSFSRSAWAGSQRYGTAVWSGDIGTDFPALRAQIAAGLNIGLSGIPWWTTDIGGFHGGDPDDLAYREVLVRWFQFGALCPIFRLHGFRLPWLPLGGEMTGGPNEVWSYGEEAYAIMRDYLDLRERLRPYVAEQMATAAREGLPPMRPLFLEFPEDPTSWDVSDAFLLGPDLLVAPVTEAGATAREVHLPAGARWRCAWTGVSYAAGARHTIDAPIGRIPLLLRDDAELPIAG; encoded by the coding sequence TTGAACACCTTTCGGGAACACGACGGCGGCCTGGAGTGGCACGGCGGCCATGAGACGCTGCGCGTCGAGCCCTGGGGCGAGCACTCGGTGCGGGTGCGCGCCGCGCTCGGCCCGCTGCGCGACGACATTCCCGGCGCCCTGCTCGACCGGCCCGCCACCAGGGCCGAGATCACCGTCCCCGACCTCACCGGTCTGACGGTCTTCAAGAACGGGCTCGGCTCCCCCACCGACCCGGTGCCACCGGCCCGCCTCGTCAACGGCCGGATCACCGCCGAGATCACCGTCGACGGTCTGCTGCGCTTCGTACGCACCGAGGACGGCGGCGAGCTGCTCGCCGAGAGGCCCGCACACTTCTGGTGGCCGGGCAGCCGCGCATACACCCCGGCCGGTCACGGCTACAGCCGCCTTGAACAGCGCTTCGAGGCGTTCGCGGACGAACGCGTCTACGGTCTCGGGCAGCGCCAGCACGGGTTGCTCGATCAGAAGGGCACCGTCCTCGACCTGGTGCAGCGCAACACGGAGATCACCATCCCGTTCGCACTGTCCAGCCGCGGCTACGGCTTCCTGTGGAACAGCCCGGCCGTGGGCCGCTCGGAGTTCGTCGCCACGCACACCCGCTGGGTCGCCGACAGCGCCCGCCAGATCGACTACTGGATCACCGCGGGCGAGCGGCCCGCCGACATCCTGCGCTCGTACGCCGACGCCACCGGCCACGCGCCCGACTTCCCCGACTGGGCCACCGGCTTCTGGCAGTGCAAGCTGCGCTACCGCACCCAGGCCGAACTCCTCGACGTGGTCCGCGAGCACAAGCGGCGCGGGCTGCCCATGTCGGTGATCGTCGCGGACTTCTTCCACTGGACGCGGCTCGGTGACTGGAGGTTCGACCCGGCCGAGTGGCCCGACCCGGCCGCGATGGTGCGTGAACTGGACGAGCTCGGCGTCAAGTTGATGGTCTCGGTCTGGCCGTCGGTCAACCGGTCGTCCGAGAACTACGACGAGATGGAGCGCCGCGGACTGCTCGCCGCCAACGAGTACGGCACCGCCGCGCATGCGACGTGGGTCGACAAGGGAGCGGACCACCGCGTGATGGTGTCCTTCTGGGACCCCACCAATCCCGAGACACGTGACTACGTCTGGTCGAAGGTGCGGGAGAACTACCAGTCGCTCGGCATCAACCTGTGGTGGCTGGACGCCTGCGAACCCGAGATGAAGCCGGGCCACCCCGCCAACCTCCGCTACCACGCGGGCCACGGCGCGGAGGTCGCCAACCTCTACCCGCGCGAGAACGCCCGCATCTTCCACGAGGGCATGGCCGACTCCGGCGATACCGACGGCATGTCCTTCTCCCGGTCCGCATGGGCGGGCAGCCAGCGCTACGGCACCGCCGTGTGGTCCGGGGACATCGGCACCGACTTCCCCGCGCTGCGCGCCCAGATCGCCGCGGGCCTCAACATCGGCCTGTCCGGCATCCCTTGGTGGACCACCGACATCGGCGGCTTCCACGGCGGCGACCCGGACGACCTGGCCTACCGCGAGGTCCTCGTCCGCTGGTTCCAGTTCGGCGCCCTGTGCCCGATCTTCCGCCTGCACGGCTTCCGCCTGCCGTGGCTCCCGCTGGGCGGCGAGATGACGGGCGGCCCCAACGAGGTCTGGTCGTACGGCGAGGAGGCGTACGCGATCATGCGCGACTACCTGGACCTGCGCGAACGGCTCCGCCCGTATGTGGCCGAGCAGATGGCGACGGCCGCCCGCGAAGGCCTCCCGCCCATGCGCCCCCTCTTCCTCGAATTCCCCGAAGACCCGACCTCCTGGGACGTGTCCGACGCGTTCCTCCTCGGCCCGGACCTGCTGGTCGCCCCAGTCACGGAGGCGGGGGCCACGGCCCGCGAGGTCCACCTGCCGGCCGGGGCACGCTGGCGCTGCGCCTGGACGGGTGTCTCCTATGCCGCCGGGGCCCGGCACACCATCGACGCCCCGATCGGCCGGATCCCGCTGCTGCTGCGCGACGACGCGGAGCTTCCGATCGCCGGCTGA
- a CDS encoding carbohydrate ABC transporter permease — protein sequence MPTAQTRFRGSAWGHTVFALVLVAAFLFPLYWMVNASLQPGQALLSIPPKWFPTEPTLDGYRAAFDTQGRHLVISLFVACGNVVLTLALAAPLAWALAKFRLRWAALMLFVLLIVQMVPGIVKANSFFTLYSELGLLNNTIGLMLAQSTLSVPFAAVLLRAQLRDIPGEVIEAAALDGAGHWRTFLRIVLPMSRNGLITAGLFAFLFSWADFLFAITLTSREAVTPVTVGIYRFMGANATDWNALMASAVLASIPAAILLVIAQRYIAVGVTGGSVKD from the coding sequence ATGCCCACCGCACAAACCCGCTTCCGGGGATCGGCCTGGGGACACACCGTGTTCGCCCTGGTCCTGGTCGCCGCGTTCCTCTTCCCGCTGTACTGGATGGTCAACGCCTCGCTGCAGCCCGGGCAGGCGCTCCTGAGCATCCCGCCCAAGTGGTTCCCCACGGAGCCCACCCTGGACGGCTACCGGGCCGCCTTCGACACCCAGGGCCGCCATCTGGTCATCAGCCTCTTCGTGGCCTGCGGAAATGTCGTCCTCACGCTGGCACTCGCCGCGCCGCTCGCCTGGGCGCTCGCGAAGTTCCGGCTGCGCTGGGCGGCGCTGATGCTGTTCGTGCTGCTCATCGTGCAGATGGTGCCGGGGATCGTGAAGGCGAACTCCTTCTTCACGCTCTACAGCGAGCTCGGTCTCCTCAACAACACGATCGGCCTGATGCTCGCCCAGTCCACCCTGTCGGTGCCGTTCGCCGCGGTGCTGCTGCGTGCCCAACTGCGCGACATCCCCGGCGAGGTCATCGAGGCCGCGGCGCTCGACGGCGCGGGGCACTGGCGGACGTTCCTGCGGATCGTGCTGCCCATGAGCCGCAACGGGCTGATCACCGCAGGACTGTTCGCGTTCCTGTTCTCCTGGGCCGACTTCCTCTTCGCGATCACCCTCACGTCCCGCGAAGCGGTCACCCCGGTCACCGTCGGCATCTACCGCTTCATGGGCGCCAACGCCACCGACTGGAACGCGCTGATGGCCTCGGCCGTGCTCGCGTCGATCCCGGCCGCGATCCTCCTCGTCATCGCACAGCGGTACATCGCCGTCGGCGTCACGGGCGGCTCGGTCAAGGACTGA
- a CDS encoding carbohydrate ABC transporter permease, with the protein MTTVVDRPAAPAAAPTPPTPDARAAARRTRLARMSFYVPSVLYLLLFFGYPITANVVMSFQDYTVTSFYDGDAPFNGLANYTAIFTDDLFGASLWHTVVFTVASLVAQFALGLALALYFRRRFPLGSVLRALLLLPWLLPLLVSGTVFRWLLDQDYGVVNQVLLSLHLVSDPVPWLVSPDHAMAAVVIANVWIGIPFNMVILYGGLQSVPPQLYEAASLDGAGAWGKFRHITWPLLRPVSAVVLMLGLIYTVKAFDVVMVLTQGGPADATQLLSTWSYQLSFTNLQFGQGAAVSNVLIVIAMVFALVYLRAVRAEQSER; encoded by the coding sequence ATGACCACCGTTGTCGACAGGCCCGCCGCCCCGGCCGCGGCCCCGACGCCACCGACCCCGGACGCCCGCGCGGCCGCCCGCCGCACACGCCTGGCCCGGATGAGCTTCTACGTACCGTCCGTCCTCTACCTGCTGCTCTTCTTCGGCTACCCGATCACCGCCAACGTGGTGATGTCCTTCCAGGACTACACGGTCACGTCGTTCTACGACGGCGACGCCCCGTTCAACGGGCTCGCCAACTACACGGCGATCTTCACCGACGACCTGTTCGGCGCCTCGCTGTGGCACACGGTGGTCTTCACCGTCGCCTCCCTCGTCGCCCAGTTCGCCCTCGGCCTCGCGCTCGCCCTCTACTTCCGCCGCCGCTTCCCGCTCGGCTCCGTCCTGCGCGCCCTGCTCCTGCTGCCGTGGCTGCTGCCGCTCCTCGTCTCCGGCACGGTGTTCCGCTGGCTGCTCGACCAGGACTACGGAGTCGTCAACCAGGTCCTGTTGAGCCTCCACCTGGTCAGCGACCCGGTGCCGTGGCTGGTCAGCCCCGATCACGCCATGGCGGCCGTGGTCATCGCGAACGTCTGGATCGGCATCCCCTTCAACATGGTGATCCTCTACGGCGGTCTGCAGTCCGTCCCGCCGCAGCTGTACGAGGCCGCCTCGCTGGACGGCGCGGGCGCCTGGGGGAAGTTCCGGCACATCACCTGGCCGCTCCTTCGCCCGGTCTCCGCGGTCGTGCTGATGCTCGGCCTCATCTACACCGTGAAGGCCTTCGACGTCGTCATGGTGCTGACCCAGGGCGGCCCCGCCGACGCGACGCAGCTGCTCTCCACCTGGTCGTATCAACTCTCCTTCACCAACCTGCAGTTCGGTCAGGGAGCGGCCGTCAGCAACGTCCTCATCGTCATCGCCATGGTCTTCGCGCTCGTGTACCTGCGGGCCGTGCGCGCCGAGCAGTCCGAAAGGTGA
- a CDS encoding sugar ABC transporter substrate-binding protein — protein sequence MSTRIRAATAACAAFALSATLGGCGLITAETPPNTLTVADYYTAEPGNTALTEILKTCGRATGVHVVREVMPRAQLVPKLLRDGAARTLPDLVLSDNPDLPKLASTGALLPLKGRTDTAGFYKSVLEAGTYDGELYGVAPGVNGLALFYDKAVFKKAGLEPPTTWKELRDTAAELTERHRYGLALSAVGTEEGSWQYEPFLWGNGGDLDGLGSKASVDSLTYWSGLFGDGSVSKSALNWQQSDVAEQFIGGHAAMMVNGSWQLAALDAEKGLDYGVVPLPVPERGDTPVTPLGGEVWAVPKGERQDKATEVLDCVLSPRNMYDWARLRADVPARPDVAKRLVKRQPDLAPFVAGVPAARARTTELGTVYPAVSEALYTALHQSVTGTLSPARALKAAQRDARSAVDDH from the coding sequence GTGTCCACCCGTATCCGCGCAGCCACCGCCGCCTGTGCCGCGTTCGCACTCAGTGCGACGCTCGGCGGCTGCGGCCTGATCACCGCAGAGACCCCGCCGAACACCCTCACCGTCGCGGACTACTACACCGCCGAGCCCGGCAACACCGCGCTCACCGAGATCCTCAAGACGTGCGGCCGCGCCACCGGCGTGCATGTCGTGCGCGAGGTGATGCCACGCGCCCAGCTGGTCCCCAAACTGCTGCGGGACGGCGCCGCCCGCACACTCCCGGACCTGGTCCTCAGTGACAACCCTGACCTGCCCAAGCTCGCCTCGACCGGGGCGCTGCTGCCGCTCAAGGGCCGGACGGACACGGCCGGCTTCTACAAGAGCGTGCTCGAGGCGGGCACGTACGACGGGGAGCTCTACGGCGTCGCGCCGGGTGTCAACGGCCTCGCCCTCTTCTACGACAAGGCCGTCTTCAAGAAGGCGGGCCTCGAACCTCCGACGACGTGGAAGGAACTCCGGGACACCGCGGCCGAACTGACGGAGCGACACCGCTACGGACTCGCCCTGTCGGCCGTCGGCACGGAGGAGGGCAGCTGGCAGTACGAGCCGTTCCTGTGGGGCAACGGCGGCGATCTGGACGGGCTCGGCTCGAAGGCCTCCGTCGACTCACTGACGTACTGGTCCGGCCTGTTCGGCGACGGTTCGGTGTCGAAGTCGGCGCTCAACTGGCAGCAGTCCGATGTCGCCGAGCAGTTCATCGGCGGGCACGCGGCCATGATGGTCAACGGGTCCTGGCAACTGGCCGCCCTCGACGCGGAGAAGGGCCTCGACTACGGCGTCGTGCCGCTCCCTGTGCCCGAGCGCGGTGACACACCCGTCACCCCGCTCGGCGGTGAGGTGTGGGCCGTGCCCAAGGGCGAGCGCCAGGACAAGGCCACCGAGGTTCTCGACTGCGTGCTGAGCCCGCGGAACATGTACGACTGGGCCCGGTTGCGCGCCGATGTGCCCGCACGACCCGACGTAGCGAAGCGCCTGGTGAAGCGGCAGCCGGATCTCGCGCCCTTCGTCGCGGGGGTCCCGGCCGCCCGAGCGCGCACCACCGAACTGGGCACCGTCTACCCGGCCGTGTCCGAGGCGCTGTACACCGCGCTCCACCAGTCCGTGACCGGGACGCTCAGCCCCGCGCGTGCCCTGAAGGCAGCGCAACGCGACGCCCGTTCCGCCGTCGACGACCACTGA
- a CDS encoding LacI family DNA-binding transcriptional regulator, with protein sequence MVGITDVAQHAGVATSTVSYVLSGKRPISAPTRRRVLDSMSALGYRRPASARSRTIGLAVRVDDGAHRPLLAEFMLSASVAARGRNCNVLLLTDHAEHGVLDAALLDGLVLMDIGIHDPRLDTVRELDVPAVLIGLPRDPAGLACVDLDFHAAGVRCVDHLADLGHREAIFLGAPDAAYRRRTGFAVRTANGAVERAVARDLRLTHRAVDGDWDSTAGTLTRALQERPNATALIVQNEAATPHLAPLLRSLGRAVPEDMSLVVLGSDAVATAGTPALTSIAVPAAQLAERAVELLISRIDRMSGAAEPTPVLLEPRLTVRASTAPPPAPGRTA encoded by the coding sequence ATGGTCGGCATCACGGACGTGGCCCAGCACGCGGGTGTGGCCACGAGCACCGTGTCGTACGTGCTCAGCGGGAAGCGCCCCATCTCGGCGCCGACGCGGCGCCGTGTCCTGGACTCGATGTCGGCGCTCGGCTACCGGCGCCCGGCCTCCGCGCGCTCCCGGACCATCGGGCTCGCCGTGCGGGTCGACGACGGGGCCCACCGGCCGCTGCTCGCCGAGTTCATGCTGTCGGCGAGCGTGGCGGCCCGCGGCCGGAACTGCAACGTCCTGCTCCTGACCGACCACGCCGAACACGGCGTTCTGGACGCGGCGCTCCTCGACGGGCTCGTCCTCATGGACATCGGCATCCACGATCCGCGCCTGGACACGGTGCGCGAACTCGATGTGCCCGCCGTGCTCATCGGCCTGCCACGCGATCCGGCCGGACTCGCCTGCGTCGACCTCGACTTCCACGCGGCCGGCGTGCGGTGCGTGGACCACCTCGCCGACCTCGGACACCGCGAGGCGATCTTTCTGGGGGCGCCGGACGCCGCCTATCGGCGCCGCACCGGTTTCGCCGTACGCACCGCCAACGGGGCCGTCGAACGCGCCGTCGCCCGCGATCTGCGCCTCACCCACCGCGCGGTCGACGGCGACTGGGACAGCACGGCGGGCACGCTGACCCGGGCGCTCCAGGAACGCCCGAACGCCACCGCGCTGATCGTCCAGAACGAGGCGGCCACCCCGCACCTGGCTCCGCTGCTGCGCAGTCTCGGGCGGGCCGTGCCCGAGGACATGTCGCTCGTCGTGCTCGGTTCCGACGCGGTGGCCACCGCGGGCACCCCGGCACTCACGTCCATCGCCGTACCGGCCGCTCAACTCGCCGAGCGCGCGGTGGAGTTGCTGATCTCCCGCATCGACCGCATGAGCGGCGCCGCCGAGCCCACCCCCGTACTCCTGGAGCCGCGACTCACCGTCCGCGCCAGCACCGCACCTCCACCGGCTCCCGGCCGAACCGCCTGA
- a CDS encoding ArsR/SmtB family transcription factor has translation MSSRPEEGTTPVDAIFKALADPGRRRLLDSLNDRGGQTLGELCGELDMARQSVSKHLAVLEAAGLVTTVRRGREKLHYLDAAPLNAVADRWLSRYDRHRAGALDDLRTALEEEPPMSNATAGGPAAVEPFVHTSYIRTTPERLWEALTSPAFTRRYWGVAFETDWKPGSPMVWLEGDGRTEDPEQVVLEADPPRRLAYTWHTFTPAWAQAVGVDEELRQRIARESRSKVSFDLEAMGETVKLTVVHDGFDPDSTVRTMIGDGWPALLSSLKTLLETGEPLPEPQAQG, from the coding sequence ATGTCGAGTCGACCGGAAGAGGGCACGACCCCCGTGGACGCGATATTCAAGGCGCTCGCCGACCCCGGGCGCCGGCGGCTGCTCGACAGCCTCAACGACCGGGGCGGGCAGACGCTGGGCGAGCTGTGCGGGGAGCTGGACATGGCCCGGCAGTCGGTCAGCAAGCACCTCGCCGTCCTGGAGGCCGCGGGTCTGGTGACGACCGTGCGTCGGGGTCGCGAGAAGTTGCACTACCTCGACGCCGCGCCCCTCAACGCGGTCGCCGACCGCTGGCTCAGCCGCTACGACCGGCATCGCGCCGGCGCCCTCGACGACCTCCGCACCGCATTGGAAGAGGAACCCCCCATGAGCAACGCCACCGCCGGCGGCCCCGCCGCCGTAGAGCCCTTCGTGCACACCAGCTACATCCGCACGACCCCCGAGCGGCTGTGGGAGGCGCTCACCTCGCCCGCCTTCACCCGCCGCTACTGGGGCGTGGCCTTCGAGACCGACTGGAAGCCCGGCTCGCCCATGGTGTGGCTGGAGGGCGACGGCCGCACCGAGGATCCCGAGCAGGTCGTCCTGGAGGCCGACCCGCCGCGCCGCCTCGCCTACACCTGGCACACCTTCACGCCCGCGTGGGCGCAGGCCGTCGGCGTCGACGAGGAGCTGCGGCAGCGCATCGCCCGAGAGAGCCGCTCGAAGGTGTCCTTCGATCTCGAGGCGATGGGCGAGACCGTGAAGCTCACCGTCGTCCACGACGGCTTCGACCCCGACAGCACCGTCCGCACGATGATCGGCGACGGCTGGCCGGCCCTGCTGTCCAGCCTCAAGACACTCCTGGAGACCGGGGAGCCGCTGCCGGAGCCGCAGGCGCAGGGCTGA
- a CDS encoding class I SAM-dependent methyltransferase, with the protein MSTTSRALSFDKAAGQYATSRPSYPAELLDAIEEFTGNDLAGARVADVGAGTGIATALLRDRGAEVIAVEPGEAMACECRERVTGVPVVRGDGNALPLAKASRDLITYAQAWQWTDPAHSVPEALRVLRPGGALAIWWNTTDFDVPWIRDQHTRMARHCGATPKPAARPSDSDAIRLAGLTGLRVARRHLPWTRTVPRDTHLANIGSRSAFLVLDECDRHAFLARERERLAEAFPSGDVEESYVVDLLVARRP; encoded by the coding sequence ATGAGCACCACGTCACGCGCCCTGTCGTTCGACAAGGCCGCAGGCCAGTACGCGACAAGCCGCCCCTCCTATCCGGCCGAACTCCTCGACGCCATCGAGGAGTTCACGGGTAACGACCTCGCGGGCGCCCGCGTCGCGGATGTCGGCGCGGGCACGGGGATCGCCACCGCGCTGCTGCGGGACCGGGGCGCCGAGGTGATCGCCGTGGAGCCGGGTGAGGCCATGGCATGTGAGTGCCGCGAGCGAGTCACGGGCGTGCCGGTGGTGCGCGGCGACGGCAACGCTCTGCCGCTCGCAAAGGCCTCCCGCGACCTCATCACCTACGCGCAGGCCTGGCAGTGGACCGACCCCGCACACTCCGTACCCGAGGCGCTGCGGGTGCTGCGGCCGGGCGGCGCGCTGGCGATCTGGTGGAACACGACGGACTTCGACGTGCCGTGGATCCGCGACCAGCACACGCGCATGGCACGGCACTGCGGAGCGACTCCGAAGCCCGCCGCACGCCCCTCGGACAGCGACGCCATCCGCCTGGCGGGCCTCACGGGACTGCGGGTCGCACGGCGCCACCTGCCCTGGACCCGCACCGTCCCGCGCGACACGCATCTCGCCAACATCGGCAGCCGGTCCGCCTTCCTGGTCCTCGACGAGTGCGACCGGCACGCGTTCCTCGCCCGTGAACGCGAGCGCCTCGCCGAGGCGTTCCCCTCCGGGGACGTAGAGGAGAGCTACGTGGTGGATCTTCTGGTGGCCCGCCGCCCCTGA